A DNA window from Ficedula albicollis isolate OC2 chromosome 28, FicAlb1.5, whole genome shotgun sequence contains the following coding sequences:
- the TLE2 gene encoding transducin-like enhancer protein 2 isoform X3, translated as MQRHYVMYYEMSYGLNIEMHKQAEIVKRLSAICAQIIPFLTQEHQQQVLQAVERAKQVTMGELNSIVGNTPQAGVAHTPPVPLPQSVSSSPAESLQDERTGLKRKREEKELPGHSDSDGDKSDYNLVVDEDPPSEPGSPGHSPSRRRELPQSPASLGSSGSPAQPKEQSPTNSVASAPTSKPSSSPPPRDSLTPGPGPSSATPLRPPPAKAPSTDSVTLRSPLSSSSPYTSSLGMLPHATLSGELPAPGLYMGIHLSPQVSSAVLYGRSPMVAFESHPHLRAATLSSSLPTIPGGKPAYSFHVSADGQMQPVPFPPDALIGSGIPRHARQLHTLTHGEVVCAVTISNSTRHVYTGGKGCVKVWDVGQPGTKTAVAQLDCLNRDNYIRSCKLLPDGRSLIVGGEASTLSIWDLAAPTPRIKAELTSSAPACYALAISPDAKVCFSCCSDGNIVVWDLQNQTLVRQFQGHTDGASCIDISNYGTKLWTGGLDNTVRCWDLREGRQLQQHDFSSQIFSLGYCPMGEWLAVGMESSNVEILHVTKPDKYQLHLHESCVLSLKFASCGKWFVSTGKDNLLNAWRAPYGASIFQSKESSSVLSCDISVNDKFIVTGSGDKKATVYEVVY; from the exons GCAGAGATTGTCAAGAGGCTGAGTGCCATTTGTGCCCAGATTATTCCCTTCCTGACGCAGGAG caccagcagcaggtcctgcaggcAGTGGAACGGGCCAAGCAGGTGACCATGGGGGAGCTCAACAGCATCGTCGGG AACACACCCCAAGCCGG GGTGGCTCACacacctcctgtccctctgcctcAGAGCGTTTCTTCCTCCCCTGCCGAGAGCCTGCAGGACGAGCGGACGGGGCTGAAGAGGAAgcgggaggagaaggagctgcctgggcatTCT GACAGCGATGGGGACAAGAGTGACTACAACCTCGTGGTGGATGAG GACCCGCCCTCGGAGCCCGGCAGCCCGGGTCACTCGCCCAGTCGCCGCCGGGAGCTGCCGCAGAGCCCCGCGTCCCTCGGCTCCAGCGGGAGCCCCGCGCAGCCCAAGGAGCAGAGCCCG ACCAACTCTGTGGCCAGCGCTCCCACCTCCAagccctcctcttcccctccacCCCGTGACTCCCTCACGCCCGGCCCCGGGCCCAGCTCGGCCACCCCGCTCCGGCCACCCCCGGCCAAGGCCCCCAGCACCGACAGCGTCA CTCTCCGCAGccccctgagctcctccagcccctaCACGTcctccctggggatgctgccccACGCCACCCTCAGCggggagctcccagcccctgggctctACATGGGCATCCACCTCTCACCCCAGGTCAGCAGCGCGGTGCTCTACGGCCGCTCGCCCATG GTGGCGTTTGAGTCGCACCCTCACCTGAGAGCTGCCACCCTCTCCTCTTCACTCCCCACCATCCCCGGAGGGAAGCC tGCCTACTCCTTCCACGTCAGCGCCGACGGGCAGATGCAGCCGGTGCCTTTCCCCCCCGACGCCCTCATCGGCTCCGGCATCCCCCGGCACGCGCGGCAGCTGCACACCCTGACCCACGGCGAGGTGGTCTGCGCTGTCACCATCAGCAACTCCACGCGACACGTCTACACCGGGGGCAAGGGCTGCGTCAAGGTGTGGGACGTGGGGCAGCCGGGCACCAAGACGGCCGTGGCTCAGCTGGACTGcctg AACCGTGACAACTACATCCGTTCCTGCAAGCTGCTCCCCGACGGCCGCAGCCTGATCGTGGGGGGGGAGGCCAGCACCCTGTCCATCTGGGACCTGGCAGCCCCCACGCCCCGCATCAAGGCTGAGCTCACCTCCTCTGCCCCCGCCTGCTATGCCCTGGCCATCAGCCCTGATGCCAAagtctgcttctcctgctgcagcgaCGGCAACATCGTGGTGTGGGACCTGCAGAACCAGACACTGGTCAG GCAGTTTCAAGGCCACACAGACGGTGCCAGCTGCATTGACATCTCTAACTACGGCACCAAGCTGTGGACAGGGGGGCTGGACAACACCGTGCGCTGCTGGGACCTGCGGGAGGGgcggcagctgcagcagcacgaCTTCAGCTCCCAG ATCTTCTCCCTGGGCTACTGCCCCATGGGAGAGTGGCTggcagtggggatggagagcagcaacGTGGAGATCCTGCACGTCACCAAACCCGACAAGTACCAGCTGCACCTCCACGAGAGCTGTGTCCTCTCTCTCAAATTCGCCTCCTGCG ggaagtggtttgtgagcacagggaaggaCAACCTGCTCAACGCCTGGAGAGCACCCTACGGAGCCAGCATCTTCCAG TCTAAGGAGTCCTCGTCAGTCCTGAGCTGTGACATTTCTGTCAACGACAAATTCATCGTTACGGGCTCTGGTGACAAGAAGGCCACGGTGTACGAGGTGGTTTACTGA
- the TLE2 gene encoding transducin-like enhancer protein 2 isoform X4 gives MQRHYVMYYEMSYGLNIEMHKQAEIVKRLSAICAQIIPFLTQEHQQQVLQAVERAKQVTMGELNSIVGQQQLQHLSHHASPLPLAPHPSSMQPSSLSGASGTSGLLALSGALMAQAQLATKEDRVAQDGENREHTPSRSVSSSPAESLQDERTGLKRKREEKELPGHSDSDGDKSDYNLVVDEDPPSEPGSPGHSPSRRRELPQSPASLGSSGSPAQPKEQSPVAFESHPHLRAATLSSSLPTIPGGKPAYSFHVSADGQMQPVPFPPDALIGSGIPRHARQLHTLTHGEVVCAVTISNSTRHVYTGGKGCVKVWDVGQPGTKTAVAQLDCLNRDNYIRSCKLLPDGRSLIVGGEASTLSIWDLAAPTPRIKAELTSSAPACYALAISPDAKVCFSCCSDGNIVVWDLQNQTLVRQFQGHTDGASCIDISNYGTKLWTGGLDNTVRCWDLREGRQLQQHDFSSQIFSLGYCPMGEWLAVGMESSNVEILHVTKPDKYQLHLHESCVLSLKFASCGKWFVSTGKDNLLNAWRAPYGASIFQSKESSSVLSCDISVNDKFIVTGSGDKKATVYEVVY, from the exons GCAGAGATTGTCAAGAGGCTGAGTGCCATTTGTGCCCAGATTATTCCCTTCCTGACGCAGGAG caccagcagcaggtcctgcaggcAGTGGAACGGGCCAAGCAGGTGACCATGGGGGAGCTCAACAGCATCGTCGGG cagcagcagcttcagcaccTCTCCCACCACGCATCCCCCCTCCCGCTGGCACCCCACCCCTCCAGCATGCAGCCCTCTAGCCTGAGCGGGGCCAGCGGCACCTCGGGGCTCCTGGCCCTCTCGGGGGCACTGATGGCACAGGCTCAGCTGGCCACCAAGGAGGACAGAGTGGCCCAGGATGGGGAGAACAGAG AACACACCCCAAGCCGG AGCGTTTCTTCCTCCCCTGCCGAGAGCCTGCAGGACGAGCGGACGGGGCTGAAGAGGAAgcgggaggagaaggagctgcctgggcatTCT GACAGCGATGGGGACAAGAGTGACTACAACCTCGTGGTGGATGAG GACCCGCCCTCGGAGCCCGGCAGCCCGGGTCACTCGCCCAGTCGCCGCCGGGAGCTGCCGCAGAGCCCCGCGTCCCTCGGCTCCAGCGGGAGCCCCGCGCAGCCCAAGGAGCAGAGCCCG GTGGCGTTTGAGTCGCACCCTCACCTGAGAGCTGCCACCCTCTCCTCTTCACTCCCCACCATCCCCGGAGGGAAGCC tGCCTACTCCTTCCACGTCAGCGCCGACGGGCAGATGCAGCCGGTGCCTTTCCCCCCCGACGCCCTCATCGGCTCCGGCATCCCCCGGCACGCGCGGCAGCTGCACACCCTGACCCACGGCGAGGTGGTCTGCGCTGTCACCATCAGCAACTCCACGCGACACGTCTACACCGGGGGCAAGGGCTGCGTCAAGGTGTGGGACGTGGGGCAGCCGGGCACCAAGACGGCCGTGGCTCAGCTGGACTGcctg AACCGTGACAACTACATCCGTTCCTGCAAGCTGCTCCCCGACGGCCGCAGCCTGATCGTGGGGGGGGAGGCCAGCACCCTGTCCATCTGGGACCTGGCAGCCCCCACGCCCCGCATCAAGGCTGAGCTCACCTCCTCTGCCCCCGCCTGCTATGCCCTGGCCATCAGCCCTGATGCCAAagtctgcttctcctgctgcagcgaCGGCAACATCGTGGTGTGGGACCTGCAGAACCAGACACTGGTCAG GCAGTTTCAAGGCCACACAGACGGTGCCAGCTGCATTGACATCTCTAACTACGGCACCAAGCTGTGGACAGGGGGGCTGGACAACACCGTGCGCTGCTGGGACCTGCGGGAGGGgcggcagctgcagcagcacgaCTTCAGCTCCCAG ATCTTCTCCCTGGGCTACTGCCCCATGGGAGAGTGGCTggcagtggggatggagagcagcaacGTGGAGATCCTGCACGTCACCAAACCCGACAAGTACCAGCTGCACCTCCACGAGAGCTGTGTCCTCTCTCTCAAATTCGCCTCCTGCG ggaagtggtttgtgagcacagggaaggaCAACCTGCTCAACGCCTGGAGAGCACCCTACGGAGCCAGCATCTTCCAG TCTAAGGAGTCCTCGTCAGTCCTGAGCTGTGACATTTCTGTCAACGACAAATTCATCGTTACGGGCTCTGGTGACAAGAAGGCCACGGTGTACGAGGTGGTTTACTGA
- the TLE2 gene encoding transducin-like enhancer protein 2 isoform X5 — translation MGRTENTPQAGVAHTPPVPLPQSVSSSPAESLQDERTGLKRKREEKELPGHSDSDGDKSDYNLVVDEDPPSEPGSPGHSPSRRRELPQSPASLGSSGSPAQPKEQSPTNSVASAPTSKPSSSPPPRDSLTPGPGPSSATPLRPPPAKAPSTDSVTLRSPLSSSSPYTSSLGMLPHATLSGELPAPGLYMGIHLSPQVSSAVLYGRSPMVAFESHPHLRAATLSSSLPTIPGGKPAYSFHVSADGQMQPVPFPPDALIGSGIPRHARQLHTLTHGEVVCAVTISNSTRHVYTGGKGCVKVWDVGQPGTKTAVAQLDCLNRDNYIRSCKLLPDGRSLIVGGEASTLSIWDLAAPTPRIKAELTSSAPACYALAISPDAKVCFSCCSDGNIVVWDLQNQTLVRQFQGHTDGASCIDISNYGTKLWTGGLDNTVRCWDLREGRQLQQHDFSSQIFSLGYCPMGEWLAVGMESSNVEILHVTKPDKYQLHLHESCVLSLKFASCGKWFVSTGKDNLLNAWRAPYGASIFQSKESSSVLSCDISVNDKFIVTGSGDKKATVYEVVY, via the exons ATGGGGAGAACAGAG AACACACCCCAAGCCGG GGTGGCTCACacacctcctgtccctctgcctcAGAGCGTTTCTTCCTCCCCTGCCGAGAGCCTGCAGGACGAGCGGACGGGGCTGAAGAGGAAgcgggaggagaaggagctgcctgggcatTCT GACAGCGATGGGGACAAGAGTGACTACAACCTCGTGGTGGATGAG GACCCGCCCTCGGAGCCCGGCAGCCCGGGTCACTCGCCCAGTCGCCGCCGGGAGCTGCCGCAGAGCCCCGCGTCCCTCGGCTCCAGCGGGAGCCCCGCGCAGCCCAAGGAGCAGAGCCCG ACCAACTCTGTGGCCAGCGCTCCCACCTCCAagccctcctcttcccctccacCCCGTGACTCCCTCACGCCCGGCCCCGGGCCCAGCTCGGCCACCCCGCTCCGGCCACCCCCGGCCAAGGCCCCCAGCACCGACAGCGTCA CTCTCCGCAGccccctgagctcctccagcccctaCACGTcctccctggggatgctgccccACGCCACCCTCAGCggggagctcccagcccctgggctctACATGGGCATCCACCTCTCACCCCAGGTCAGCAGCGCGGTGCTCTACGGCCGCTCGCCCATG GTGGCGTTTGAGTCGCACCCTCACCTGAGAGCTGCCACCCTCTCCTCTTCACTCCCCACCATCCCCGGAGGGAAGCC tGCCTACTCCTTCCACGTCAGCGCCGACGGGCAGATGCAGCCGGTGCCTTTCCCCCCCGACGCCCTCATCGGCTCCGGCATCCCCCGGCACGCGCGGCAGCTGCACACCCTGACCCACGGCGAGGTGGTCTGCGCTGTCACCATCAGCAACTCCACGCGACACGTCTACACCGGGGGCAAGGGCTGCGTCAAGGTGTGGGACGTGGGGCAGCCGGGCACCAAGACGGCCGTGGCTCAGCTGGACTGcctg AACCGTGACAACTACATCCGTTCCTGCAAGCTGCTCCCCGACGGCCGCAGCCTGATCGTGGGGGGGGAGGCCAGCACCCTGTCCATCTGGGACCTGGCAGCCCCCACGCCCCGCATCAAGGCTGAGCTCACCTCCTCTGCCCCCGCCTGCTATGCCCTGGCCATCAGCCCTGATGCCAAagtctgcttctcctgctgcagcgaCGGCAACATCGTGGTGTGGGACCTGCAGAACCAGACACTGGTCAG GCAGTTTCAAGGCCACACAGACGGTGCCAGCTGCATTGACATCTCTAACTACGGCACCAAGCTGTGGACAGGGGGGCTGGACAACACCGTGCGCTGCTGGGACCTGCGGGAGGGgcggcagctgcagcagcacgaCTTCAGCTCCCAG ATCTTCTCCCTGGGCTACTGCCCCATGGGAGAGTGGCTggcagtggggatggagagcagcaacGTGGAGATCCTGCACGTCACCAAACCCGACAAGTACCAGCTGCACCTCCACGAGAGCTGTGTCCTCTCTCTCAAATTCGCCTCCTGCG ggaagtggtttgtgagcacagggaaggaCAACCTGCTCAACGCCTGGAGAGCACCCTACGGAGCCAGCATCTTCCAG TCTAAGGAGTCCTCGTCAGTCCTGAGCTGTGACATTTCTGTCAACGACAAATTCATCGTTACGGGCTCTGGTGACAAGAAGGCCACGGTGTACGAGGTGGTTTACTGA